A single region of the Triplophysa dalaica isolate WHDGS20190420 chromosome 15, ASM1584641v1, whole genome shotgun sequence genome encodes:
- the colec11 gene encoding collectin-11 isoform X3 produces MVGEKLLACMLVNWLSLTLMRSVYGQHIPEEPCSVQILVPGLKGEPGEKGDKGTPGRPGRLGPPGETGPPGLKGHKGGMGRYGKMGPPGFKGLKGDMGDSGPKGLNGEPGVPCECAPLRKMIGEIDIQVAQLTNELKFIKNAVAGIKETDSKVYLLVKEEKRYREAELFCQGRGGHLAMPKDAASNRAIAGYITDAGLSRTYIGMNDLEREGHFVYVERSPMTTFSRWREGEPNNAYDDEDCVEMVSSGEWVDVACHLTMYFVCEFDKDTV; encoded by the exons ATGGTCGGAGAGAAGCTGCTGGCTTGCATGTTGGTCAATTGGTTAAGCCTGACTCTAATGAGGTCAGTTTACGGTCAGCACATACCAGAAGAACCATGCTCTGTCCAGATCCTTGTTCCTGGACTCAAAG GTGAACCTGGAGAGAAGGGGGATAAAGGAACACCTGGCAGACCCGGGAGACTTGGGCCACCTGGAGAGACAG GTCCCCCTGGACTCAAAGGTCACAAAGGTGGCATGGGGCGTTATGGGAAGATGGGTCCACCTGGATTCAAAG GATTGAAAGGCGATATGGGAGATTCAGGACCAAAGGGACTAAACGGGGAGCCAG GTGTCCCCTGCGAGTGCGCACCCTTACGGAAAATGATCGGCGAAATAGACATTCAAGTGGCACAATTAACCAACGAGCTGAAGTTCATTAAAAATG CTGTCGCTGGCATCAAAGAGACAGACAGCAAGGTCTATCTGCTGGTGAAAGAAGAGAAACGCTACAGGGAGGCTGAGTTGTTTTGTCAGGGGCGCGGCGGACACCTGGCCATGCCCAAGGATGCAGCTTCCAACAGAGCCATTGCCGGTTACATCACCGACGCTGGCCTTAGCAGAACATATATCGGCATGAACGACCTGGAGCGAGAAGGCCACTTCGTGTACGTGGAGCGATCGCCCATGACAACTTTCAGCAGGTGGAGGGAGGGGGAGCCTAACAACGCTTATGATGATGAGGACTGTGTTGAGATGGTTTCATCGGGCGAGTGGGTTGACGTGGCTTGTCACCTCACCATGTACTTTGTGTGTGAGTTCGACAAGGACACTGTATGA
- the colec11 gene encoding collectin-11 isoform X2, with protein sequence MVGEKLLACMLVNWLSLTLMRSVYGQHIPEEPCSVQILVPGLKGEPGEKGDKGTPGRPGRLGPPGETGPPGLKGHKGGMGRYGKMGPPGFKGLKGDMGDSGPKGLNGEPGVPCECAPLRKMIGEIDIQVAQLTNELKFIKNALPSPAAVAGIKETDSKVYLLVKEEKRYREAELFCQGRGGHLAMPKDAASNRAIAGYITDAGLSRTYIGMNDLEREGHFVYVERSPMTTFSRWREGEPNNAYDDEDCVEMVSSGEWVDVACHLTMYFVCEFDKDTV encoded by the exons ATGGTCGGAGAGAAGCTGCTGGCTTGCATGTTGGTCAATTGGTTAAGCCTGACTCTAATGAGGTCAGTTTACGGTCAGCACATACCAGAAGAACCATGCTCTGTCCAGATCCTTGTTCCTGGACTCAAAG GTGAACCTGGAGAGAAGGGGGATAAAGGAACACCTGGCAGACCCGGGAGACTTGGGCCACCTGGAGAGACAG GTCCCCCTGGACTCAAAGGTCACAAAGGTGGCATGGGGCGTTATGGGAAGATGGGTCCACCTGGATTCAAAG GATTGAAAGGCGATATGGGAGATTCAGGACCAAAGGGACTAAACGGGGAGCCAG GTGTCCCCTGCGAGTGCGCACCCTTACGGAAAATGATCGGCGAAATAGACATTCAAGTGGCACAATTAACCAACGAGCTGAAGTTCATTAAAAATG CACTGCCCTCCCCCGCAGCTGTCGCTGGCATCAAAGAGACAGACAGCAAGGTCTATCTGCTGGTGAAAGAAGAGAAACGCTACAGGGAGGCTGAGTTGTTTTGTCAGGGGCGCGGCGGACACCTGGCCATGCCCAAGGATGCAGCTTCCAACAGAGCCATTGCCGGTTACATCACCGACGCTGGCCTTAGCAGAACATATATCGGCATGAACGACCTGGAGCGAGAAGGCCACTTCGTGTACGTGGAGCGATCGCCCATGACAACTTTCAGCAGGTGGAGGGAGGGGGAGCCTAACAACGCTTATGATGATGAGGACTGTGTTGAGATGGTTTCATCGGGCGAGTGGGTTGACGTGGCTTGTCACCTCACCATGTACTTTGTGTGTGAGTTCGACAAGGACACTGTATGA
- the colec11 gene encoding collectin-11 isoform X1, producing the protein MVGEKLLACMLVNWLSLTLMRSVYGQHIPEEPCSVQILVPGLKGEPGEKGDKGTPGRPGRLGPPGETGPPGLKGHKGGMGRYGKMGPPGFKGLKGDMGDSGPKGLNGEPGVPCECAPLRKMIGEIDIQVAQLTNELKFIKNDPHFSALPSPAAVAGIKETDSKVYLLVKEEKRYREAELFCQGRGGHLAMPKDAASNRAIAGYITDAGLSRTYIGMNDLEREGHFVYVERSPMTTFSRWREGEPNNAYDDEDCVEMVSSGEWVDVACHLTMYFVCEFDKDTV; encoded by the exons ATGGTCGGAGAGAAGCTGCTGGCTTGCATGTTGGTCAATTGGTTAAGCCTGACTCTAATGAGGTCAGTTTACGGTCAGCACATACCAGAAGAACCATGCTCTGTCCAGATCCTTGTTCCTGGACTCAAAG GTGAACCTGGAGAGAAGGGGGATAAAGGAACACCTGGCAGACCCGGGAGACTTGGGCCACCTGGAGAGACAG GTCCCCCTGGACTCAAAGGTCACAAAGGTGGCATGGGGCGTTATGGGAAGATGGGTCCACCTGGATTCAAAG GATTGAAAGGCGATATGGGAGATTCAGGACCAAAGGGACTAAACGGGGAGCCAG GTGTCCCCTGCGAGTGCGCACCCTTACGGAAAATGATCGGCGAAATAGACATTCAAGTGGCACAATTAACCAACGAGCTGAAGTTCATTAAAAATG ATCCTCATTTTTCAGCACTGCCCTCCCCCGCAGCTGTCGCTGGCATCAAAGAGACAGACAGCAAGGTCTATCTGCTGGTGAAAGAAGAGAAACGCTACAGGGAGGCTGAGTTGTTTTGTCAGGGGCGCGGCGGACACCTGGCCATGCCCAAGGATGCAGCTTCCAACAGAGCCATTGCCGGTTACATCACCGACGCTGGCCTTAGCAGAACATATATCGGCATGAACGACCTGGAGCGAGAAGGCCACTTCGTGTACGTGGAGCGATCGCCCATGACAACTTTCAGCAGGTGGAGGGAGGGGGAGCCTAACAACGCTTATGATGATGAGGACTGTGTTGAGATGGTTTCATCGGGCGAGTGGGTTGACGTGGCTTGTCACCTCACCATGTACTTTGTGTGTGAGTTCGACAAGGACACTGTATGA